From the genome of Psychrilyobacter atlanticus DSM 19335, one region includes:
- a CDS encoding PHP domain-containing protein gives MNFLIDMHTHTNTTPHAYSSLEENIRAGKAKGIKIIANTMHGPYLQDSPHWWAIANQRTLPDYIDGVRILKSVEANVVNIDGELDINDKIIEICDIVIGGFHSIPEYGDTNDINKNTKAIVNVIQNNVVDILVHLGNPEFPIDYEKVVIAAKKHNVAIEINNGSLTTSRAGSKPNCKKIMELCFEHKPFISLGSDAHFSTLIGEFTEAVKLIGSYDKELILNTNEEKLKEFVTLRGKNI, from the coding sequence ATGAATTTTTTAATAGATATGCATACCCATACAAATACCACACCTCATGCATATAGTTCCCTAGAGGAAAATATTAGGGCTGGAAAGGCAAAGGGGATTAAAATTATTGCTAATACTATGCATGGTCCTTATCTTCAAGATTCACCTCATTGGTGGGCGATTGCTAATCAAAGAACATTACCTGATTATATTGACGGAGTAAGAATATTAAAAAGTGTAGAAGCTAATGTAGTAAACATAGATGGTGAGCTAGATATAAATGATAAAATAATCGAGATCTGTGATATTGTTATAGGAGGGTTTCATAGTATCCCTGAATATGGAGATACCAATGATATCAATAAAAATACTAAAGCTATTGTAAATGTTATACAAAATAATGTAGTTGATATCTTAGTGCATTTAGGAAATCCAGAGTTTCCTATAGATTATGAAAAGGTAGTTATTGCAGCAAAGAAACATAATGTAGCTATAGAAATTAACAATGGATCATTGACTACCAGCAGAGCGGGGTCAAAACCAAACTGTAAAAAGATCATGGAACTTTGTTTTGAACATAAACCATTTATATCTTTAGGAAGTGATGCACATTTTTCTACTCTCATAGGTGAATTTACAGAAGCTGTAAAATTAATTGGAAGTTATGACAAAGAATTAATATTGAATACAAATGAAGAAAAATTAAAGGAATTTGTAACTCTTAGAGGTAAAAATATATAG
- a CDS encoding tyrosine-type recombinase/integrase: protein MDLIKKDTSLSIPKKRRRNRENSGTIFSIYKSEKTLKDYMFHLNDFLKYIYEYDGDLNPDETMNMMNNIEKEDIEDYLKHLLNERDLKKSSINKSISSLKSLYKELEKNGYNNPFKYIPLFKTTKHNLDNVLKLSYEELKEIILNFSVVDDKSFRDLVILYTLFYTGLRSSELINLKYEDIIERQGSIVLRLKETKSGKEQYKPLHDECYKKIMEFKNYIMKLYKVDLEEILDHYIFSKSFLPNEKMSYNNLYRIIKDKGLTIGKDISPHNIRHTVATELSLRGADILEIRDFLGHADTKVTEVYINAKNILEKRAITKLPKLI from the coding sequence ATGGATTTAATAAAAAAAGATACCAGTCTCTCGATTCCTAAAAAACGTAGGAGAAATCGAGAAAATAGCGGGACAATATTTTCCATCTATAAGTCTGAAAAAACTTTAAAAGATTATATGTTTCATTTGAATGATTTTTTGAAATATATATATGAATATGATGGAGATCTAAATCCTGATGAGACTATGAATATGATGAATAATATTGAAAAAGAAGATATAGAGGATTATCTAAAACATCTTCTTAATGAGAGAGATTTAAAAAAAAGTTCTATTAATAAAAGTATATCATCTCTTAAGAGTTTGTATAAGGAATTGGAGAAGAATGGTTACAATAATCCATTCAAATATATCCCTCTATTTAAAACAACTAAACATAATTTAGATAACGTTCTAAAACTCTCCTATGAAGAATTAAAGGAGATTATACTAAATTTTTCTGTTGTAGATGATAAGAGTTTTAGGGATTTAGTAATTTTATACACGCTATTTTACACTGGACTGAGAAGTTCTGAATTGATAAACTTAAAATATGAAGATATCATTGAAAGACAGGGAAGCATAGTTTTAAGGTTAAAAGAGACGAAAAGTGGAAAAGAACAGTATAAACCCCTCCATGATGAATGTTATAAAAAAATAATGGAATTTAAAAATTACATCATGAAGCTTTATAAGGTTGATTTAGAAGAGATATTAGATCACTATATTTTTTCTAAGAGTTTTCTTCCTAATGAAAAAATGTCCTATAATAATTTGTATAGAATCATAAAGGATAAAGGTCTCACCATAGGAAAGGATATTTCGCCACATAATATCAGGCATACAGTGGCTACTGAGTTATCCCTGCGTGGTGCAGATATTTTAGAAATACGTGATTTTTTAGGTCATGCTGACACCAAAGTCACCGAAGTATATATCAATGCAAAGAACATATTAGAGAAAAGAGCTATCACCAAATTACCGAAGCTGATTTGA
- a CDS encoding DUF1353 domain-containing protein — MEIEILGKIKLVPMKDHFEVYEPLKFKVDGKEYLIKAKMETDLGSIPKVFRFIFDRFGVETNSYVLHDFGYRVQPKGTDRKYWDNVLRSQQKKDGVNWFKSYLIYKNLRLFGWIAWENNKKIKGELFG; from the coding sequence ATGGAAATTGAAATTTTGGGAAAAATCAAACTTGTGCCTATGAAAGATCATTTTGAAGTTTATGAACCCTTAAAATTTAAAGTGGATGGTAAAGAATATCTAATTAAGGCAAAAATGGAAACAGATCTTGGATCTATTCCAAAAGTATTTAGATTTATTTTTGATAGATTTGGTGTAGAAACAAATAGTTATGTGCTGCATGATTTTGGTTATAGAGTGCAGCCAAAAGGTACTGATAGGAAATATTGGGATAATGTTTTAAGATCTCAACAGAAAAAAGATGGGGTAAATTGGTTTAAAAGTTATCTTATTTATAAAAATCTTAGGTTATTTGGTTGGATAGCTTGGGAAAATAACAAAAAAATAAAGGGGGAATTATTTGGCTAA
- a CDS encoding TIM barrel protein, with protein sequence MKKLLSFIASDSYLEQIGDGWNELDKILQEYQLDGIETMTGGFYNPENIETVKPIGHHLLYFPSWLHMWLEDKEELIKEFESLEKAVEVYGGWGRQRLIDFYKNEFLDSIKMGAEYMVFHVAHVGLDEIFGDNFKYGNKEVLSYTVELLNEAFKGVKDGPILLLENLWWPGMDLLDEIETKEFLDQINYSNKGIMLDISHLTLTDKNIKNFETVEKYIGKIILNSPILKKHIRGIHLNATFPFLYRKNKLETNQKKITVTKNRMDRYGIIIDHITNLDSHEIYNDNSINRILEKLDIEYLVYEFKWKDKNQLLENLKNQNKVLLI encoded by the coding sequence ATGAAAAAATTACTTAGTTTTATAGCGTCTGACAGCTACCTGGAGCAAATAGGAGATGGATGGAATGAATTGGATAAAATTTTACAAGAATACCAATTAGACGGCATCGAAACTATGACAGGAGGATTTTATAACCCTGAAAACATAGAGACTGTAAAACCCATTGGACATCATCTGCTATATTTCCCATCATGGCTTCATATGTGGCTGGAAGATAAAGAAGAACTGATAAAGGAATTCGAAAGTTTAGAAAAAGCTGTAGAAGTTTATGGGGGATGGGGACGTCAAAGACTAATTGATTTTTATAAAAACGAATTTTTGGACTCTATTAAAATGGGAGCGGAATACATGGTTTTTCATGTAGCCCACGTTGGATTGGACGAAATATTTGGCGATAATTTTAAATATGGAAATAAAGAAGTTTTAAGTTATACAGTAGAACTTCTCAACGAAGCTTTTAAAGGTGTGAAGGATGGACCTATATTACTTTTAGAAAATTTATGGTGGCCAGGAATGGATCTCTTAGACGAGATAGAAACAAAAGAATTTTTAGATCAGATAAACTATTCTAACAAGGGGATCATGTTGGATATATCCCATCTGACACTGACAGATAAAAATATAAAAAATTTTGAAACAGTTGAAAAATATATAGGAAAGATTATTTTAAATTCTCCAATTTTAAAAAAACATATTCGTGGAATCCATCTAAATGCCACTTTCCCATTTTTATATAGAAAAAATAAATTAGAGACAAATCAAAAAAAAATAACTGTAACTAAAAATAGAATGGACAGGTATGGGATAATAATAGATCATATCACCAATTTAGATTCTCACGAAATATATAACGACAACTCAATAAACAGAATTTTAGAAAAACTAGACATTGAATATTTAGTCTATGAATTCAAATGGAAAGACAAAAATCAGTTGCTGGAAAATTTGAAAAACCAAAATAAAGTCCTATTAATTTAA
- a CDS encoding TIGR01212 family radical SAM protein (This family includes YhcC from E. coli K-12, an uncharacterized radical SAM protein.) — MRWGEKRYNSLNYFLREKFGEKVYKVSLDGGFTCPNRDGTLSKKGCIFCSDNGSGEFAGSRKKSITDQIEEQLELISKKFPHGNVIAYFQNFTNTYGNLEYLRKIYEEALSHPRVVGLAIATRPDCIDDGILDLLEELNNKTFLWVELGLQTTDEKTAIDINRGWKLEVFKNMMEKLNNRNIKVVAHIILGLPNENHKTMLDSIRYIVKKKVWGVKFHLLHIIKNTNLEKLYIDTKFHILAKEEYIDLIGKAIEILDTDMVIHRLTGDGSRETLIEPKWSLDKRNVLNSIEKHLKENNISQGDKYEKIT, encoded by the coding sequence ATGAGATGGGGAGAAAAAAGATATAATTCATTAAATTATTTTTTAAGAGAAAAATTTGGAGAGAAAGTATATAAAGTTTCTTTGGACGGAGGATTTACTTGTCCCAATAGAGATGGAACATTGAGTAAGAAAGGATGCATATTTTGTAGTGATAATGGAAGCGGAGAATTTGCAGGCTCTAGAAAAAAAAGTATAACAGATCAGATCGAGGAACAACTGGAATTGATAAGCAAAAAATTCCCCCATGGAAATGTTATTGCTTATTTTCAAAATTTTACAAACACATATGGAAATTTAGAATATTTAAGAAAAATATATGAGGAAGCACTTTCTCATCCTAGGGTAGTCGGACTAGCTATAGCTACCAGACCAGATTGTATAGATGATGGGATCTTAGATCTTTTAGAAGAGTTAAATAATAAAACATTTTTATGGGTAGAGTTGGGCTTACAGACTACCGATGAAAAGACAGCTATAGATATAAATCGTGGTTGGAAATTAGAAGTGTTTAAAAATATGATGGAAAAATTAAACAATAGAAATATAAAGGTTGTTGCTCATATTATTTTAGGTCTTCCAAATGAGAATCATAAAACAATGTTAGATTCTATAAGATATATCGTCAAGAAAAAAGTGTGGGGAGTAAAATTTCATCTTTTACATATAATTAAAAATACAAATTTAGAAAAATTATATATAGATACAAAATTTCATATTTTAGCTAAGGAGGAGTATATAGATCTCATAGGAAAAGCTATTGAAATTTTAGATACAGATATGGTTATTCACAGGCTGACTGGAGACGGAAGTCGAGAAACTCTTATTGAACCTAAGTGGAGTTTGGATAAAAGAAATGTTTTGAATTCCATAGAAAAACATCTCAAGGAAAACAATATATCACAAGGAGATAAGTATGAAAAAATTACTTAG
- a CDS encoding histidine phosphatase family protein encodes MNTEIFLIRHGETIWNTKKLIQGQLDSPLTDNGIHQSNLLSQRMKKINPDIIYTSDLKRAVDTANIINQYVDKEIVEISGVRERHWGVFQGASWPKIKKFFPTQYKYYRNDSKNYMIPNGESYNQVTKRTMESLVDIIENHKDQKIVIVTHGGVISPLIRALLCIPYETHRKFMISNTSITKLVYNDFGFSIVSLGDIAHLEGEEKILDELKEK; translated from the coding sequence ATGAACACAGAAATTTTCTTAATTAGACACGGGGAAACTATTTGGAACACTAAAAAATTAATACAAGGACAATTAGATAGTCCTTTAACAGACAACGGTATCCACCAATCTAATCTTTTATCCCAAAGGATGAAAAAAATAAATCCCGATATAATCTATACCAGTGATTTAAAGAGAGCTGTCGATACAGCAAACATAATAAATCAATATGTAGATAAAGAGATAGTTGAAATTTCTGGAGTCAGAGAAAGACATTGGGGAGTATTTCAAGGTGCTAGCTGGCCAAAGATTAAGAAATTTTTTCCTACTCAATATAAGTACTATAGAAATGATAGTAAAAATTATATGATCCCAAATGGAGAATCTTATAATCAGGTTACTAAAAGAACCATGGAGAGTCTTGTGGATATTATTGAAAACCATAAAGATCAAAAGATAGTTATAGTTACACATGGTGGAGTTATCAGCCCATTGATCAGAGCTTTACTATGTATTCCCTATGAAACACACAGAAAATTTATGATCTCTAATACTAGTATAACCAAATTAGTTTATAATGATTTTGGATTTTCTATAGTATCTTTAGGTGATATTGCCCACTTAGAAGGGGAAGAAAAAATATTGGATGAATTGAAAGAAAAATAA
- a CDS encoding META domain-containing protein has product MKKLLLILALSGFIISCSANKPMETRSDSVTIEVVQKEFTGTTWKLSKYVSDEKLKDVTPTSKADLKFEDGKFNGDASVNRYFGSYTLNNNELTMGRIGSTMMMGPEDAMQQEYAFTALLEKVTSYEIVGEELKLLSDGEVILVLTAVEETEENK; this is encoded by the coding sequence ATGAAAAAATTATTATTAATATTAGCATTATCAGGATTTATCATCTCGTGTTCTGCTAATAAGCCGATGGAAACAAGGTCCGATTCAGTAACTATAGAAGTCGTTCAAAAAGAATTTACAGGAACTACTTGGAAGTTATCTAAGTATGTTTCGGATGAAAAATTAAAAGATGTAACACCTACTTCAAAAGCTGATTTGAAATTTGAAGATGGAAAGTTTAATGGTGATGCAAGTGTAAATAGATATTTCGGTAGCTATACATTAAATAACAATGAACTTACTATGGGTAGAATTGGATCAACTATGATGATGGGACCTGAAGATGCTATGCAACAGGAATATGCATTTACTGCACTTCTAGAAAAAGTTACATCTTATGAGATCGTAGGTGAAGAATTAAAACTTTTAAGTGATGGAGAAGTTATATTGGTTTTAACTGCTGTAGAAGAAACTGAAGAAAATAAATAA
- the htpX gene encoding zinc metalloprotease HtpX: MNAVKTFLLMITMTLILLFIGGAIGGRNGAMFALIFSFGMNMISYWNSDKIVLRMYRAQEVEKNSEVYSIVRELAERADLPMPKVYMINQSQPNAFATGRNPKHAAVAVTRGITEILDRNELKGVLAHELGHVHNKDILIGTIAASFAGAIAYLATMARWAAIFGGRDDEDKNPIALIGIAIFAPMAAMLVQMAISRTREYKADRYGGKLAGNPLYLANALKKLEMWSTRTPMDAKPATAHMFIVNPLKGQNMAKLFSTHPATKDRIEKLEEQARQR, translated from the coding sequence ATGAACGCAGTTAAAACATTTTTATTGATGATCACTATGACATTGATATTATTATTTATAGGAGGAGCCATCGGGGGACGCAATGGTGCCATGTTCGCTCTAATATTTTCTTTTGGTATGAATATGATAAGTTATTGGAACAGTGATAAAATAGTTTTAAGGATGTATAGAGCACAAGAGGTAGAAAAAAATTCTGAAGTATATTCTATAGTAAGGGAACTAGCAGAAAGAGCTGACCTTCCTATGCCAAAAGTATATATGATTAACCAATCTCAGCCAAATGCATTTGCAACAGGAAGAAATCCAAAACATGCAGCAGTGGCAGTTACTCGTGGAATTACAGAAATTTTAGATAGAAACGAACTAAAGGGTGTTTTAGCTCATGAATTGGGACATGTACATAATAAGGACATATTAATTGGAACTATTGCTGCATCTTTTGCTGGAGCCATTGCATATCTGGCTACTATGGCAAGATGGGCTGCTATATTTGGTGGAAGAGATGATGAAGATAAAAATCCTATAGCTCTTATTGGAATAGCTATCTTTGCACCAATGGCAGCAATGTTAGTTCAAATGGCAATTTCACGTACCCGTGAATATAAAGCTGATCGTTATGGTGGAAAATTAGCAGGGAATCCACTCTATCTAGCTAACGCTCTGAAAAAATTAGAGATGTGGAGTACTAGAACACCTATGGATGCTAAGCCGGCAACAGCACATATGTTTATAGTAAATCCATTAAAGGGACAAAATATGGCAAAATTATTCAGTACCCATCCAGCTACAAAAGATAGGATTGAAAAATTAGAGGAACAGGCTAGACAGAGATAG
- the rlmF gene encoding 23S rRNA (adenine(1618)-N(6))-methyltransferase RlmF, whose product MKNKKQKGFHLRNPHSGRYDFESLIENSKGLEKYIKSNPSGDNTIDFGDENAVLELNRALLKFYYGIENWDIPKGFLCPPIPGRADYIHHISDLLPKSKKDIKVLDIGTGANCIYPIIGNKAYGWKFIGSDIDPVSVENAKEIIKKNHLEDSIVIKLQADKNNFFKGIIDEEYMDMTMCNPPFHASLKDALSANKQKRDNLNKTRSSNLSEKLNFGGQKAELWCKGGEILFLKKMARESLLFSNKVGYFTSLVSKGENVKPMQKILKKLGALDIKIIEMVHGNKITRIIAWTFNSEKK is encoded by the coding sequence TTGAAAAATAAAAAACAAAAAGGATTTCATTTACGAAATCCGCATTCAGGAAGATATGATTTTGAATCCCTTATAGAAAATTCTAAAGGATTAGAAAAATATATAAAAAGTAACCCTAGTGGTGATAATACAATTGATTTTGGAGATGAAAATGCAGTTCTTGAATTAAATAGAGCTTTACTGAAATTTTATTATGGTATTGAAAATTGGGACATTCCAAAGGGATTTTTATGCCCCCCTATTCCAGGAAGAGCGGACTATATCCACCATATATCAGATCTATTACCAAAATCTAAAAAAGATATTAAAGTTTTAGATATTGGAACCGGTGCAAACTGTATTTATCCTATTATTGGAAATAAAGCTTATGGTTGGAAATTTATAGGTTCGGATATTGATCCCGTTTCAGTGGAAAATGCAAAGGAAATAATCAAAAAAAATCATTTAGAAGACAGTATAGTTATTAAACTTCAAGCTGATAAAAATAATTTCTTTAAAGGGATTATAGATGAGGAATATATGGATATGACTATGTGTAATCCGCCATTTCACGCTTCTTTAAAAGATGCATTATCTGCTAACAAACAAAAAAGAGATAATTTAAATAAAACTAGATCTTCTAATCTAAGTGAAAAATTAAACTTTGGTGGCCAAAAAGCAGAACTTTGGTGCAAAGGTGGAGAAATTTTATTCTTAAAAAAAATGGCTAGAGAAAGTCTTTTATTTTCAAATAAGGTGGGATACTTTACTTCCCTTGTATCTAAAGGGGAAAATGTAAAACCTATGCAAAAGATTTTAAAGAAATTAGGAGCATTAGATATTAAAATTATAGAGATGGTTCATGGGAATAAAATAACTAGAATTATAGCTTGGACTTTTAACTCGGAAAAAAAATAA
- a CDS encoding sulfurtransferase encodes MRKKLILGIFLLMGVLSFCESFVSTEWLSQNKNNIKIIDARGKAYKLGHIPGSIEVSWKSLSDMDAEFGSEKWGTVLEFNDLSKRLNELGIKSTDEIVIYSKTHGAWGEDGRIYWTLQMAGFKNLHILDGGIEKWKNEGRKTTFSKTKYPEVTNSIVKLDNSRVITTDQLIKEFNDLVIIDTREEDEYLGATKFGEARGGHIEGAINIPFNSFLEKNGALKNTKEIKKILESNGIENTAKIVTYCTAGIRSAHMQVVLEKLGYDARNYDASFYRWAALKTLKLEK; translated from the coding sequence ATGAGAAAAAAATTAATACTAGGGATATTTCTTTTAATGGGGGTGTTATCTTTTTGTGAGAGTTTTGTATCTACAGAATGGTTGTCTCAAAATAAGAATAATATCAAGATTATAGATGCTAGAGGAAAAGCTTATAAGTTAGGGCATATTCCAGGATCTATTGAAGTAAGCTGGAAATCTCTATCGGATATGGATGCTGAGTTTGGATCTGAAAAATGGGGAACAGTATTAGAATTTAACGATTTATCAAAAAGGTTAAATGAATTAGGGATAAAGTCTACAGATGAAATTGTAATTTATAGTAAAACACATGGTGCTTGGGGAGAAGATGGTCGTATATATTGGACTCTGCAAATGGCAGGATTTAAAAACCTTCATATATTAGATGGTGGGATAGAAAAATGGAAAAATGAGGGTAGAAAGACTACCTTTTCTAAGACAAAATACCCTGAGGTCACTAATTCTATAGTTAAATTAGATAATAGTAGAGTTATAACTACCGATCAATTGATCAAAGAATTTAACGATTTAGTTATAATAGATACCAGAGAAGAAGATGAATATTTGGGAGCTACTAAGTTTGGAGAAGCTAGAGGTGGGCATATAGAAGGAGCTATTAACATTCCATTTAATTCTTTCTTAGAAAAAAATGGGGCTCTAAAAAATACTAAAGAGATAAAAAAAATACTAGAATCAAATGGAATTGAAAATACTGCTAAGATAGTAACTTATTGTACTGCAGGAATAAGATCTGCTCATATGCAGGTTGTTTTAGAAAAATTAGGTTATGATGCAAGAAATTATGATGCTTCATTTTATAGATGGGCAGCTTTAAAGACATTAAAATTAGAAAAATAA
- a CDS encoding DeoR/GlpR family DNA-binding transcription regulator — MIQIKREEIIKSILEIKKTVTLKELTEKLKTSESTIRRDLARMEENGVLNRVHGGARISNISYEEDLDSKISQNNEAKEDIAFLASTYIKKNDCVFLDAGTTTEYLIKHMRSKDVTVVTNGIHHIKELSKYKIKSYFTGGALKHKTGALIGKDALKTIESYNYDISFIGSNSIDIKAGLTTPDPDEALIKERVIQNSKVSYILADHTKFNKISFSKFGNLEEVRIITDTIIDERYHNIKTIEEVIK, encoded by the coding sequence ATGATACAAATAAAACGAGAAGAGATAATAAAGTCAATATTAGAAATCAAAAAAACAGTGACATTAAAAGAATTAACAGAAAAGTTAAAAACGTCTGAATCAACAATTAGAAGAGATTTAGCAAGAATGGAAGAAAATGGAGTTTTGAACAGAGTTCATGGAGGAGCCCGTATATCAAATATCTCCTATGAGGAAGATTTAGATTCCAAAATCAGTCAAAACAATGAAGCTAAAGAGGATATAGCCTTCCTTGCCTCTACCTATATAAAGAAAAATGACTGTGTATTTTTAGATGCCGGGACAACTACAGAATACCTTATAAAACATATGAGGTCAAAAGATGTTACCGTAGTAACTAACGGTATCCACCATATAAAGGAACTGTCTAAATACAAGATAAAAAGTTATTTTACAGGTGGAGCATTAAAACATAAAACAGGTGCATTGATTGGAAAAGATGCATTGAAGACCATTGAAAGCTATAACTATGATATATCATTTATAGGTTCAAATTCTATAGATATAAAAGCTGGGCTGACAACTCCAGATCCAGATGAGGCCCTGATAAAAGAAAGGGTTATTCAAAATTCTAAAGTTTCATATATTTTAGCAGATCATACTAAATTTAATAAAATTTCATTCTCAAAATTTGGAAACCTAGAGGAAGTAAGGATAATTACAGATACCATTATAGATGAAAGATATCATAACATAAAAACAATTGAGGAGGTCATAAAATGA
- the pfkB gene encoding 1-phosphofructokinase translates to MIYTLTLNPSIDYIINVENFVPGDINLTKSEYKLPGGKGINVSQVLTNLQTPNTTLGFTGGFTGDFIKKSLDKKNINHDFIEVSGDTRINIKMKDINSESEINGNSPDISSDALKKLKEKLGSLIIGDTLVLSGSVPKSISSTIYKDIMTDIPHGIKVILDAKGEALLEGIKGKPYMIKPNNHELGDIFGVKLESIEDTINYGKKLLNLGAQNIIVSMAGDGALLITPTASYIANAPKGKLVNSVGAGDSLVAGFTCGVYKGLDILKAFKLGIACGSASAFSENLCTEIEVERLLQEVKIEQIIETS, encoded by the coding sequence ATGATCTATACACTAACATTAAACCCATCTATAGACTATATAATAAACGTTGAAAATTTTGTTCCTGGAGATATAAACCTGACAAAATCAGAATATAAATTACCAGGAGGGAAAGGTATAAATGTGAGCCAGGTGCTGACTAACTTACAGACTCCTAATACAACACTAGGATTTACAGGGGGATTTACAGGGGATTTTATAAAAAAATCTCTGGATAAAAAAAACATAAATCACGACTTTATAGAAGTATCAGGTGATACCAGAATAAATATAAAGATGAAAGATATCAACAGCGAGAGTGAAATAAACGGAAATTCACCTGATATATCATCAGATGCATTAAAAAAATTAAAAGAAAAATTAGGATCATTGATAATTGGAGATACCTTGGTTCTCTCTGGCAGTGTACCGAAATCTATAAGTTCAACTATATACAAAGATATTATGACTGATATACCTCACGGGATAAAAGTCATATTAGATGCCAAAGGTGAGGCCCTCTTAGAGGGAATAAAGGGGAAACCATATATGATAAAACCTAACAATCACGAATTAGGTGATATATTTGGTGTAAAACTGGAATCGATAGAGGATACAATCAACTATGGAAAAAAATTGCTCAATTTAGGAGCTCAAAATATAATTGTTTCTATGGCTGGAGACGGTGCACTTCTTATCACTCCTACAGCTTCATATATAGCCAATGCTCCAAAAGGTAAATTAGTTAATTCTGTAGGTGCAGGTGACTCTTTAGTAGCCGGCTTTACCTGCGGTGTTTATAAGGGCCTGGATATTTTAAAGGCATTTAAATTGGGTATTGCATGTGGAAGTGCATCAGCATTTTCAGAAAATTTATGTACCGAAATAGAAGTAGAAAGATTGTTGCAGGAGGTGAAAATAGAACAAATTATAGAGACATCATAA